CATCTCGGAACTTCTATATATTCAGTATTAAAACGGATTGCAAAATGGTATTTACTCAGGTTCGTTATTGATAAAAAACAGGACAGGCAAATGATGGTTATATCCTTTAATTCACTGGACCATGCTGATCCGGTAAAACTGAAGAATACAATACTTTCGGTGGCAGGTTATTCAATCTGGGACAGAATTACTGAAGTCAGGTGCCCTTCGCTCATTGTAGGCACAACCAAAGATGGGTTGCATAATGATGATCACCTAAAGAGAATGCTTAACTTGCTTGAAAAGGGGACTTACATTGATCTTGAAACAAACGAACGGACGCATAATGAAGATATGGTTGATGTAATTACCCGGTTTATCTCATCCATGCAATAGATGGTTCAAATCCGGATAAGATAGGTAGTATAAAACGGAAACCTATCTGTACCGGTATTAACCATAGACTTTTCTATAGTTTTATCTTTCCCGACCCCGCCTGTCAAGTGGTCTTTCTGCAAATACCGGTAACAGATCCGGGTGCCTGGCCGGCAAGTACTTTTGATTAATTCAATTGAATGAAAAAACTCTTCCGGATTCATCCAGTCGCCGAGGTTTGAAAAGTGAATTTTATTAAAAGAAGAGGTATTCTTATCCTTCATTACTTCCCGGAACGAAATATGCCTGAATTCAATGTTATCCCGGTTTTTCTGAAGACGGTTTTTATTGCGGGGTTGCAGGTAATCTGGGTATGAATCTTCGGTTATACATTTCCCCAAAAGGAAATACTGGAGGAAGTAATTTGAAGATGCCGGAGTGCCTGTGCAAAATTCACTGAACCGTCTGAAAAAGCGCTGGCCGGTATCTTCACCGGCATGGATCAGAGCCTGTTCACTCAGTCCGCGGTTTTTATATATCCTGGGATGAAAAGCAACCCTAAATAAAAGTTGAAGGATTTTGCGGGATGCTATTTTTTTGGAAAACAAACTTTCCTGTTCAACAAGCGAATTACATCGGATCAGTGCTTCGAGGTTTTTCCGGCCGATGATAATATGGCCGGCAAGGCGCATTTTCCTGATATATTTTTCAAACCGGCCTGTATTGACTGCTCCCTTTAAAATATAATTGATGTTCCTCTGCCAGAAATTTTCCTCGGCATCGCTCAGGAATGGCCTGATGTATTTCTCAAAAACAGTAATTCTCTCAGATTCTTTTAGTGGGGAATATCCCAGGAACCGGGCATTCAGGGGAAAATCCACATAAAGTGCAGTAATCCATTTCAGCCGGCATAACATGATCTGCGAAAGAGAGCTATCGATGGCTGTTATATGTATATTGCTATTCAGGCTTATCAATCCAAGAGGCACTTCGCCCCCGCTGGCAACCGAAAGAATATGATCACCATCATGAATATCCAGGACAGCCTGTTCGGTCAAAGGATCTTCCTGTGATAATCCAAAGTCAAAAAGGTTTTTCATGGATTAGATAAATGGCTGCTTTTATTTAGTCAGACTTTTAATTGGAGTCAGGAATATTTTCCTGAACTCCACTTCAGATCCTTCTGCCTGGATAGCAATTTGTCCCTTTTCTGCAGTACAGTTATAACCATAATTGACCGGGTCGCCGTTTACCCAGACCTTGATCTCCTTTCTAAAACATTCGATCACCATGGTATTCCATTCTCCGACAGGTTTTTCGGAATTATCGGTGAGGTTTTTAATATTCCTTAATTTGTCCTCGGTGCCTCCCCAGTTTTCTTTGGGACCGCGCCGTGCTTCCATATCGGGTGTGGTAATGTCTTCAATAATACACCAGAAATCTCCGGCATTCTGGTGTTCCATCTGGACTTCAATCGAAGCAGGAAACATCTTATACAAGGCTCGCGGGGTGGATGCATGTACAAGGACACCGCAGTTACCGGGTGCAGCAGCAAACCTGTATTCAACCTCAAGACGGTAGTTCGAATACACGGAGTCGGTGAGGAGATGTCCCCCGGGTGTACCTAAGCTTACAAGCATCCCGTTTCTGACAATAAAAGGCACGGTTGTATCCGGATTGCTATCCAGTGCAGGTACGTCTATGTGCCAACCGGAAAGGTCTTTACCGTTAAAGAGATTTTTGCCTGTGTCAGTATTTTTGCAGGAAAGGAATAGTGGTAATACGATCAGCAATAGAAACCAAAATGCTTTCATGTTATGATTGTTTGACTGTGAAGTTAACAAAAGGAATTGGCAGGTCAAAGGGGTTCAGCGAACCCGATGAGAATTCCTTCAGGTCCCCGGATGTAGCAGAGCCTGTAAGTATTCTCGTATTGAACTACCTCACCCACCAACTCTGCACCATGTTTCCGGAGACGGCTCAACACATCATCAATGTCGGACACCGCGAACATAACCCGGAGATAGCCCAGCGCATTAACAGGAGCATTCCTGTGGTCGCCGATAACAGGAGGATTGATAAAACGGGAGAGTTCAAGCCGGCTGTGCCCGTCAGGTGTGACCATCATGGCAATCTCGACGCACTGTTGTTTGATTCCGGTGACCTTCCCGGCCCATTCTCCTTCAATAACCATGCGTCCTTCGAGTAACATACCCAGTTCGGTAAAAAAGGACACAGCTTTATCGAGGGATTCAACCACGATGCCTGTATTGTCCATTCGAAGGAGTTTACTTTCTGTCACTATCTTATCTTTTATGAAAGATAAAACATCAATGACATCAAAAAGGTTGTTTATACCTGCTTTTCTAGTCCCGTTGCTTAACAGTTATAGGTTGAAACTTACTATCCTGAGAGCCAACTGAAAGTTCGCCGATGATTGCCCTGATTTGCAGCGAGTAGTTCATTCACCTCACCAGGGTCATTGTGCGTTTATAGGGTTTTTCTCCAAAGCCGAGATCTGCCCTTGGAGGTAAATAAGAAGTACTAAAGATGATCTGTACCTCCACATCATGTATTCCCAGTTGCAAACCTCCCGGTTTTTTCACCTGCAGGATGGCTGTATTCAGACTGCTCCATTGCACATCGGGATAATCCGCGAAACTATCCTGGGCATATTGTTTTCCGTCAATCAGCCATGTAATCTGATCGCCTTCAAATTTTTCACCGTCAACGATAACCGTTGTAGGCCTGAGTTGGGGAAGCCACACACCCCTATAGTAGGTTAACCTTATAGGTACCTGGAAACCGCTGATGGTATTGCTCTCTTTTATATTGCGGAATCCCCTGGCTTGTATATTCGGATATTCTAACATTTCTTTTAATTTTTAAGTTAAATTCTGAATTTTGAACCTATACCTCACCCAGCAGCCGCTTCATCATGACATGCTGCCTGCGTACCTGGTCAGAAGCATGATCAGGGATACTGCCTGTTCCCCCTTCATAGTCCTCAAACTCACTTAGAAGATACCCTTCCCATTTTTGGTCAACCAGAATTTTAATGATTTCGTCATAAGGAATATTTTCTTCAGTCAGGTCGTCCTTCATATGACTGAATTTGGCGTGGCAGCAATAGGTGTATTTAAGATACGGTATCATTTCTTCAGGTGTGCTTGGAGTGAACTTCATACCTGGAATTGCCATCGGTTTTTTATTAAACACACTGAAATCAATATTAATACCGAAATTCCTGGTACCTGTTTTCTCAATGAAGTTAATATAATCATCTACCATTTTAGATTTCAGGGCAGTCGGTACATGTATTTCGGGACACATTCTGAAATCATATTCCTCAGCAACGGGTAATGCCATTTTAATGAACTCCTGCCAATTTTCAACCGGTTAAAGGGTTTCATCAATCACTCCCAGTTTGGTACGGCCAACTTTGAATCCCAGGCGGTGAGCCAATTTTATGTCACGAACAAGCATATCAAACGATTCCTGGGTAGAGAGCAGTCGGCCGGGT
The Bacteroidales bacterium genome window above contains:
- a CDS encoding VOC family protein, giving the protein MDNTGIVVESLDKAVSFFTELGMLLEGRMVIEGEWAGKVTGIKQQCVEIAMMVTPDGHSRLELSRFINPPVIGDHRNAPVNALGYLRVMFAVSDIDDVLSRLRKHGAELVGEVVQYENTYRLCYIRGPEGILIGFAEPL
- a CDS encoding DUF1080 domain-containing protein, with the translated sequence MKAFWFLLLIVLPLFLSCKNTDTGKNLFNGKDLSGWHIDVPALDSNPDTTVPFIVRNGMLVSLGTPGGHLLTDSVYSNYRLEVEYRFAAAPGNCGVLVHASTPRALYKMFPASIEVQMEHQNAGDFWCIIEDITTPDMEARRGPKENWGGTEDKLRNIKNLTDNSEKPVGEWNTMVIECFRKEIKVWVNGDPVNYGYNCTAEKGQIAIQAEGSEVEFRKIFLTPIKSLTK
- a CDS encoding DUF6379 domain-containing protein, with the protein product MLEYPNIQARGFRNIKESNTISGFQVPIRLTYYRGVWLPQLRPTTVIVDGEKFEGDQITWLIDGKQYAQDSFADYPDVQWSSLNTAILQVKKPGGLQLGIHDVEVQIIFSTSYLPPRADLGFGEKPYKRTMTLVR
- a CDS encoding DUF3419 family protein; this translates as MKNLFDFGLSQEDPLTEQAVLDIHDGDHILSVASGGEVPLGLISLNSNIHITAIDSSLSQIMLCRLKWITALYVDFPLNARFLGYSPLKESERITVFEKYIRPFLSDAEENFWQRNINYILKGAVNTGRFEKYIRKMRLAGHIIIGRKNLEALIRCNSLVEQESLFSKKIASRKILQLLFRVAFHPRIYKNRGLSEQALIHAGEDTGQRFFRRFSEFCTGTPASSNYFLQYFLLGKCITEDSYPDYLQPRNKNRLQKNRDNIEFRHISFREVMKDKNTSSFNKIHFSNLGDWMNPEEFFHSIELIKSTCRPGTRICYRYLQKDHLTGGVGKDKTIEKSMVNTGTDRFPFYTTYLIRI